A genomic segment from Spinacia oleracea cultivar Varoflay chromosome 3, BTI_SOV_V1, whole genome shotgun sequence encodes:
- the LOC110793831 gene encoding probable ubiquitin receptor RAD23a → MKLTVKTLKGSHFEIRVQPNDTVMAVKKNIEDVQGKDNYPCGQQLLIHNGKVLKDETTLAENKVTEDGFLVVMLSKSKTLSAGGTSSAQPTPSPAPIPASIPAPSTAAEASPPEEQMDSEGATDSNARSSNAPTAAPTYDQAASNLVAGTIREETIQQIMDIGGGLWIRDTVIRALRAAYNNPERAIDYLYSEIPQTAEIVEPVPEFPTIQANAATERGTATTPASGAPNASPLNMFPQESLSDAAAGGLGSLDFLRNNQQFQALRNMVQTNPQILQPMLQELGKQNPELLRLIQDHHAEFLQLLNEPLDGSEGDIFEDQPEQDMPHAISVTQEEQEAIERLEAMGFDRALVIEAFLACDRNEELAINYLLEHAEDNED, encoded by the exons ATGAAGTTGACTGTCAAGACTCTGAAAGGAAGCCATTTTGAGATTCGAGTTCAGCCCAATGATACA GTTATGGCGGTGAAGAAAAATATTGAAGATGTGCAAGGGAAAGACAATTATCCCTGTGGGCAGCAGTTGCTAATTCATAATGGGAAAGTCTTGAAAGATGAAACAACGTTGGCAGAGAACAAGGTTACTGAAGATGGCTTCCTTGTAGTCATGCTTAGCAAG AGCAAAACATTAAGTGCTGGAGGAACTTCAAGTGCCCAG CCCACGCCTAGCCCTGCACCTATTCCTGCATCTATTCCTGCACCTAGCACTGCGGCTGAAGCTTCTCCACCTGAAGAACAGAT GGACTCAGAGGGTGCAACAGATTCTAATGCTCGAAGCTCCAA TGCACCCACTGCTGCTCCTACCTATGATCAAGCTGCTTCTAATCTAGTTGCCGGTACAATTCGGGAAGAAACCATACAGCAAATTATGGATATTGGTGGCGGACTTTGGATTAGAGATACAGTTATCCGTGCACTTCGGGCCGCGTACAACAATCCCGAGCGTGCTATAGATTATTTGTATTCT GAAATTCCACAAACAGCTGAAATTGTCGAGCCAGTGCCAGAGTTTCCCACAATTCAGGCAAACGCTGCAACAGAAAGAGGGACAGCTACTACCCCTGCTTCTGGGGCACCAAATGCTTCTCCACTAAATATGTTTCCACAG GAGTCACTGTCTGATGCGGCTGCTGGTGGCTTAGGATCACTTGATTTTCTACGAAACAATCAGCAG TTCCAGGCATTGCGCAACATGGTGCAAACGAATCCTCAGATTTTACAG CCAATGCTTCAGGAGCTTGGAAAGCAGAATCCAGAGCttttgagattaattcaagaTCACCATGCTGAGTTCCTTCAACTCCTGAATGAACCTCTTGATGGGTCTGAAGG GGACATATTTGAGGATCAGCCTGAGCAAGATATGCCCCATGCAATTAGTGTCACACAGGAAGAGCAGGAGGCTATTGAACGA CTTGAGGCAATGGGTTTTGATAGAGCACTAGTGATTGAAGCATTTTTAGCTTGTGACCGTAATGAAGAATTAGCTATTAACTACTTGTTGGAGCATGCTGAAGACAATGAAGATTAG
- the LOC110793829 gene encoding BTB/POZ and MATH domain-containing protein 1: protein MGISRVCSDSTNPSCSSCSSAVTTSIAKMETVNGTHEFKINGYALSKGMGSGKYIASDTFMVGGYLWAIYFYPDGKSPEDNATYVSLFIALASEGTDVRALFELKLEDQSGRGRHKVHSHFGRTLESGPYTLKYRGSMWGYKRFYKRTSLEQSDYLKDDCLLIRCVVGVVKTHTEGPKLYRIPLPPSDMGHQFGQLLETKRGTDVNFEVDGEVFAAHKLVLAARSPVFRAQLFGPMKDKSTQCIMVEDIEAPVFKALLHFIYWDDLPDMQELAGLNSKGASTLMAQHLLAAADRYGLERLKLLCEATLSEDIAINNVATTLALAEQHHCSHLKSVCLKFVASRENLRAVMQTEGFDYLKLSCPSVISELLEFVARISEHSVSVVGYGNDPMLDCGDMNGRRVKPRIF from the exons ATGGGGATTTCTAGGGTTTGTTCCGATTCAACGAACCCATCGTGTTCGTCATGTTCGTCGGCAGTTACAACATCTATTGCTAAAATGGAAACCGTTAATGGTACCCACGAGTTTAAGATTAATGGGTATGCTTTATCGAAGGGGATGGGGAGCGGGAAGTATATAGCTTCTGATACGTTTATGGTGGGAGGGTATTTGTGGGCAATTTACTTCTACCCTGATGGCAAGAGTCCTGAGGATAATGCTACTTATGTGTCTTTGTTTATTGCTTTGGCGAGCGAGGGTACCGATGTTCGAGCGTTGTTTGAATTGAAGCTTGAGGATCAGAGTGGGAGAGGGAGGCATAAGGTTCATTCCCATTTCGGTAGGACTCTCGAGAGCGGGCCTTATACTCTTAAGTATCGCGGTAGCATGTG GGGCTACAAACGCTTTTATAAGAGGACATCTTTGGAGCAATCTGACTACCTTAAAGATGATTGCCTTCTGATTCGCTGTGTCGTTGGAGTTGTGAAGACACATACAGAGGGACCCAAACTTTACAGAATACCATTGCCACCTTCTGATATGGGACATCAGTTTGGACAGCTTCTAGAAACTAAAAGGGGGACTGATGTGAATTTTGAAGTTGATGGCGAAGTCTTTGCTGCTCACAAGTTGGTATTAGCAGCACGCTCGCCTGTCTTTAGGGCCCAGCTTTTTGGTCCGATGAAGGATAAGAGCACACAATGTATAATGGTTGAAGACATTGAAGCTCCAGTTTTCAAG GCGTTGCTTCACTTCATATATTGGGATGACCTGCCAGATATGCAAGAGCTTGCAGGTCTTAATTCCAAAGGGGCTTCAACGTTAATGGCTCAGCATTTGCTAGCTGCAGCAGATAGATATGGACTTGAACGGCTCAAACTGCTTTGTGAGGCTACACTCAGCGAAGATATTGCCATAAACAATGTTGCAACAACTTTGGCATTGGCAGAGCAACATCATTGTTCTCACTTGAAATCTGTTTGCCTGAAGTTTGTTGCATCACGTGAGAATCTTAGAG CTGTCATGCAAACTGAAGGGTTCGATTACCTGAAGTTGAGTTGTCCGTCTGTAATTAGTGAACTACTGGAGTTCGTTGCAAGGATCAGTGAGCATTCTGTATCCGTAGTGGGTTATGGAAACGATCCAATGCTAGATTGTGGCGACATGAATGGAAGACGTGTGAAGCCGAGGATATTCTga